In Nymphalis io chromosome 11, ilAglIoxx1.1, whole genome shotgun sequence, one genomic interval encodes:
- the LOC126771888 gene encoding uncharacterized protein LOC126771888: protein MTSKRKRERENEAERHVKRQRRRKRSRSEPLMNDPDNAEKRQALKRLFGRICSVEMDNEHHNSDNLFENMNDNDSQDAYGDENDDPLLDSVPVDMDPEQLGFLVCAQETLRFLHGRGIPIEHPVFSRLRSRLLRGIGEMAMA from the coding sequence ATGACGAGCAAGCGTAAGCGCGAACGCGAGAATGAAGCTGAGCGGCATGTTAAGCGTCAGCGGCGTCGCAAGCGTTCTCGCAGCGAACCGCTAATGAATGATCCTGATAATGCTGAGAAGCGTCAAGCTCTTAAGCGTTTATTTGGACGTATTTGTTCAGTGGAAATGGATAATGAGCATCACAATTCGGATAATTTGTTTGAAAACATGAACGATAACGACAGCCAGGATGCTTACGGAGACGAGAACGACGACCCTCTGCTGGATTCGGTGCCTGTAGATATGGATCCTGAACAACTGGGATTCTTGGTGTGCGCTCAGGAGACGCTGCGATTCTTACACGGCCGTGGGATCCCCATTGAGCACCCGGTATTTTCGAGGCTGCGCTCACGCCTTCTCCGTGGGATCGGCGAGATGGCGATGGCCTGA